The segment GAATTCACAGATGAAAGCAAATTGAAAAATAGGGAACCGGATGAATTGAAGGAATCTCAAAATCAATTTAAAGAAAAGGTTGGGCGATAAAAGTGTCAACCGAAAAATCAAGAAAATTCTTTGCTAAAAAACGTAAAGAAATGGAAGAACGGAGACAAAATACTCAGGAGAAATTCAGGAGTTGGATTAACAAAAGTTATCTGGGTACGAATAAAGAAAGGGGTAGTGGAGAAGTAGAATTATCATCATATTCCGAAGAGTTTTTACAGCGTTCTGAAAAAAGGCATCAAGAGAATCTAAAATTATATGGTGGTAAAAAACCAAAGGGTGGTAGGTTAGATGAAGGTGAAAAACCAGAGGGTGGTGGACTAGACAAAACTGATGTTAATGCTGTTGGAAGCAATTTAAACTTGAATTTCAATTTAGAAGGCGGTTTTGGTAACGTTTTCGACATAGGTTCCAACATTGAAGCTGATTTTGGTAACGACATAATTCTAGATTCCGAAGCTGAAGCTGGTTTTGGTAACGACATAATTCTAGATTCCGAAGCTGAAGCTGGTTTTGGTAACGACATAATTCTAGATTCCGAAACTGAAGCTGATTTTGGTAGCGACATAATTCTAGATTCCGAAACTGAAGCTGATTTTGGTAGCGACATGATTCTAGATTCCAAAGGTGAAGCTGATTTTGGTAACGACATAATTCTAGATTCCAAAGGTGAAGCTGATTTTAGTAACGACCTCTTTCTAGATTCAAAAGGTGAAGGTGATTTTGGTAACGATTCCAACTTTGTTTCTGATCAGGCATCCATGGAATAACTTATTGAGAATTTGGCTTTGTAAAAATCCTCGATGTTCTGGCAAAATGAAAGTTAATAATAATTCAAAATATGCTGTCAGCTATTGAATATACATATTTATTTTGCCCTGTTGATAGTGACTTCGACATGTTTCCTACATAACAGAAACATTATTCTGTTAAGTACTTAGAACTGCGATACAATCAGAGTATGCATCATGTAAATTCAAATCAATGTATTTCTATTCAAGGTTCATTACACATACCCAGAGGCAGTAGCAACAACGGCTCTTCATCGACCGGAAGGTCAAAGATAGCAGCAACATTCTCGTCCTCGAACGCACCCACTGCACACGTCCCGATTCCAAGTGACATTCCCTGAAGATATATATTCTCAGCAGCACAGCCAACTTCGATATGTGCATACCTGACCCCGCGATTCCCGTACTTTACCATTATGCGTGAATAGACTGCTGTGATCACGACAACCGCAGCAGCATCTCTTATCTGTGGTTGTGACAACGATACCCTGCACAGTTCATCCCTTCTGTCACCATCAAGTGTCTTTACCATCGAATGCCTGGATGGCACATACCTGTAAACACCGGCATCCATCTTATCCACATTGCCAACGACCAAGTAAACTTCAAGAGGATAAAGGGCACCAGCTGAGGGTGCTGTCCTGAAGAACCTATCCTGAGTAAGCCCCTGTGCAGCCCACATAAGCTGGGAAACATCGGAAAGAGATAGCGACTCGCCGGAATAGGAACGAACGGACCTCCTTTCTGCAAGGGTCTGCTCGATGGAAATGCTACTTTCAAGTATCGGTTCAGGAAGTTCGACCTCTGGAGATGGATCTACAGGATCTGCTGCCGTGTCAAACTGATCGTTTCTGTCTTTTTGTCTTTCC is part of the Methanococcoides methylutens MM1 genome and harbors:
- a CDS encoding SagB/ThcOx family dehydrogenase, with translation MSGERQKDRNDQFDTAADPVDPSPEVELPEPILESSISIEQTLAERRSVRSYSGESLSLSDVSQLMWAAQGLTQDRFFRTAPSAGALYPLEVYLVVGNVDKMDAGVYRYVPSRHSMVKTLDGDRRDELCRVSLSQPQIRDAAAVVVITAVYSRIMVKYGNRGVRYAHIEVGCAAENIYLQGMSLGIGTCAVGAFEDENVAAIFDLPVDEEPLLLLPLGMCNEP